In a single window of the Acinetobacter sp. CS-2 genome:
- the benB gene encoding benzoate 1,2-dioxygenase small subunit, whose protein sequence is MSAITLENIAQFLYREARFLDDEQWDNWLECYAPNAQFWMPAWDDNDTLTEDPQSEISLIFYPDRQGLEDRVFRIKTERSSATMPDTRTSHNISNIETVEQNGDQVTVRFNWNTLSFRYKKNYSYFGMSRYVIDFSGEQPKILNKYVVLKNDYINQVIDVYHI, encoded by the coding sequence ATGAGCGCGATTACTTTAGAAAATATTGCTCAATTCCTTTACCGCGAAGCGCGCTTCCTGGACGACGAGCAATGGGATAACTGGTTAGAGTGCTACGCTCCGAATGCACAGTTCTGGATGCCAGCCTGGGACGACAATGACACCTTGACTGAAGATCCACAGTCTGAGATCTCCCTGATTTTCTATCCGGACCGTCAAGGTTTGGAAGACCGTGTATTCCGCATTAAGACTGAACGTTCTTCAGCAACCATGCCGGATACCCGTACCAGCCACAACATCAGCAACATTGAAACTGTGGAACAAAACGGTGACCAGGTGACTGTACGTTTTAACTGGAATACTTTGAGTTTCCGTTACAAGAAAAACTACAGCTACTTCGGTATGTCGCGTTATGTGATCGATTTCTCTGGCGAACAGCCAAAAATCCTGAACAAGTACGTGGTACTGAAAAACGACTATATCAACCAAGTTATTGATGTTTACCACATCTAA